One genomic region from Sphingobacterium multivorum encodes:
- the hemL gene encoding glutamate-1-semialdehyde 2,1-aminomutase yields the protein MQAPDISRAKSAELFEKAKQYFPGGVNSPVRAFKSVYGTPLFIERGDKAHLWDADGNEFIDFCCSWGPLILGHNNDQVREAVAAQLGKGLSFGAPTALENQLAELIIENNRFIEKIRFVSSGTEAVMSAIRLARGYTKRDKIIKFDGCYHGHSDSLLVKAGSGLVTFGETSSAGVPKAFADETIVIELNDKQALEAAFAEFKDQIAAVIIEGIPANNGLLLQSKEYVHFLRNITKEHGAMLIMDEVITGFRIGFEGASAYYDVQPDIITYGKIIGGGMPVGAYGASKELMACISPDGAVYQAGTLSGNPVAMAAGIAALGILAQKDFYTNLNAKTEAFVNDMRTYIAEKGYKVQLFHVASIFWFAFTEQHEIKKASEIDPKSMESYKIMHRELLNRGVYFGPSGYEVGFVSDAHTAADLDQAKKHIFDALDIVFSA from the coding sequence ATGCAAGCACCTGATATTTCAAGAGCAAAATCTGCTGAGCTATTTGAAAAAGCAAAACAATATTTCCCTGGAGGCGTAAACTCTCCTGTTAGGGCTTTCAAATCCGTATATGGTACCCCATTATTTATTGAGCGTGGCGATAAAGCACACCTGTGGGATGCGGACGGAAATGAATTCATCGATTTTTGTTGTTCATGGGGCCCCTTAATTTTAGGGCACAATAATGATCAAGTTCGTGAAGCTGTAGCGGCACAACTCGGGAAAGGCTTAAGTTTTGGCGCTCCTACTGCGTTGGAGAACCAACTGGCTGAGTTGATTATCGAAAACAATAGATTTATTGAGAAAATTCGCTTTGTCAGTTCTGGCACCGAGGCCGTAATGTCTGCAATCCGTTTGGCTAGAGGCTATACGAAACGTGATAAGATCATCAAATTTGATGGCTGTTATCATGGCCACTCCGATTCTCTTTTGGTTAAAGCGGGTTCTGGTTTGGTCACTTTTGGTGAGACATCATCGGCTGGTGTACCTAAAGCATTTGCAGACGAAACCATTGTTATCGAATTAAACGATAAGCAAGCTTTAGAAGCTGCTTTTGCAGAATTTAAAGATCAGATTGCCGCAGTTATCATTGAGGGTATACCTGCAAACAATGGTTTATTGTTGCAATCTAAGGAATATGTTCACTTCTTACGTAATATCACCAAAGAACATGGTGCAATGTTGATTATGGATGAAGTGATCACGGGATTCCGTATTGGTTTTGAAGGTGCTTCGGCTTACTATGACGTACAACCAGATATTATTACCTACGGCAAAATTATTGGTGGCGGAATGCCTGTCGGTGCTTATGGAGCCTCAAAAGAATTGATGGCCTGTATATCTCCTGATGGTGCAGTTTACCAAGCCGGAACTTTATCCGGAAATCCAGTTGCTATGGCTGCCGGCATTGCCGCATTAGGTATCTTGGCACAAAAGGATTTCTACACAAATTTAAATGCCAAAACAGAAGCTTTCGTCAATGATATGCGTACTTATATTGCGGAGAAAGGATATAAAGTTCAACTTTTCCATGTGGCTTCTATTTTTTGGTTTGCCTTCACAGAACAGCACGAAATTAAAAAAGCGAGTGAAATCGATCCTAAATCGATGGAATCTTATAAAATTATGCACCGCGAGTTGTTAAATCGTGGCGTATATTTTGGTCCTTCAGGCTATGAAGTAGGCTTTGTTTCTGATGCACATACAGCAGCGGATCTTGACCAGGCAAAAAAACATATTTTCGATGCTTTAGACATTGTCTTTAGTGCATAA
- the hemB gene encoding porphobilinogen synthase: protein MLQRPRRNRKSAVIRDMIQETRLDASNLIFPLFIVDGQNQKTEVKSMPGIYRYSIDNLLKEVESCLKLGLRSFDLFPNIEESLKDKYATESYRDGSLYLRAIAAVKKNFPEACIVTDVAMDPYSSDGHDGIVENGEILNDETLEVLGKMALAHAQSGADIIAPSDMMDGRIGYIRELLDHNGFTNVSLMSYTAKYASAYYGPFRDALGSAPKHGDKKTYQMNPANAKEALIEAQLDAQEGADFLMVKPGLPYLDIVKLLADNFDLPIAVYNVSGEYAMLKAAIQNGWLDERVILETLLSFRRAGATAILSYHSKEVLEKGFISHSTI, encoded by the coding sequence ATGTTACAACGTCCGAGAAGAAATCGTAAATCTGCCGTGATTCGCGACATGATTCAAGAGACACGTTTAGACGCGTCAAATTTGATTTTCCCACTTTTTATTGTCGATGGGCAAAATCAAAAAACTGAGGTTAAATCGATGCCGGGCATCTATCGCTATTCAATAGACAATCTATTGAAGGAAGTGGAAAGTTGCCTGAAGTTGGGCTTACGTTCATTTGATCTTTTCCCTAACATTGAAGAGTCATTAAAAGACAAATATGCTACAGAAAGCTACCGTGATGGAAGTTTATACTTACGTGCAATTGCTGCGGTAAAGAAAAATTTTCCGGAGGCTTGTATCGTAACGGATGTTGCCATGGACCCTTACAGCAGTGACGGGCACGATGGAATTGTCGAAAACGGTGAGATCCTAAACGATGAGACATTAGAGGTATTGGGCAAAATGGCCTTGGCACATGCACAATCAGGTGCAGATATCATTGCACCATCAGATATGATGGATGGCCGCATCGGTTACATCCGTGAGCTATTGGACCATAATGGTTTTACTAACGTTTCTTTGATGTCGTATACGGCAAAATATGCTTCGGCCTATTATGGTCCTTTTAGAGATGCCTTAGGCTCGGCACCCAAGCATGGCGATAAAAAGACCTACCAGATGAATCCTGCCAATGCAAAAGAGGCGCTTATTGAAGCACAGCTCGACGCACAGGAAGGAGCGGATTTTCTGATGGTGAAACCAGGACTTCCCTACTTAGATATCGTTAAACTTCTTGCAGACAACTTCGATCTACCTATTGCAGTATATAATGTCAGTGGAGAATATGCGATGTTAAAGGCGGCAATTCAAAACGGCTGGTTAGACGAACGTGTCATCCTAGAAACGTTATTGAGCTTCAGACGTGCTGGCGCTACAGCAATCTTATCCTACCACTCCAAAGAAGTATTGGAGAAAGGTTTTATTTCGCATTCAACTATTTAG